The proteins below come from a single Rhodococcus sp. WMMA185 genomic window:
- a CDS encoding acyl-CoA thioesterase domain-containing protein, whose protein sequence is MIPSTTTAFPSEFDSSWLGFGGLHGGLVVASMLHATSIETTATPVALTAHLTRPVEPGPVEVRADLEHGGRTPSVRASIADSASALVRLTRDTSGDARSWSASTSDIDDVNPEQLSPLEIPVDFVPFSQYLDIRPINAARPFAGGADPEFEVWIRLLSSIEFTPQERAAVLLDALPPGLFATLDRAVAIPTVEFSAYFPPVSASRPPADEIQTPLDEQWHHLRHRTVWATDELCVDESELRTSTGRLAGQARQLRRILPS, encoded by the coding sequence ATGATCCCCTCGACCACAACCGCCTTCCCTTCCGAGTTCGATTCCAGCTGGCTGGGTTTCGGCGGCCTACACGGTGGGCTCGTCGTAGCCTCGATGCTGCACGCGACCTCGATCGAGACCACGGCGACACCGGTCGCACTGACGGCTCACCTCACCAGGCCCGTCGAGCCGGGTCCGGTGGAAGTTCGGGCCGACCTCGAGCACGGTGGGAGAACGCCGAGTGTCCGGGCGTCGATCGCCGACTCCGCCAGTGCACTTGTCCGCCTCACCCGCGATACCAGCGGCGACGCACGCTCCTGGTCCGCCAGCACGTCGGACATCGACGACGTGAACCCGGAACAGCTTTCCCCGCTGGAGATCCCGGTCGACTTCGTTCCGTTCTCCCAATATCTCGACATCCGCCCGATCAACGCCGCACGGCCGTTCGCAGGCGGCGCCGACCCGGAATTCGAGGTGTGGATACGCCTTCTCTCGTCGATCGAGTTCACTCCACAGGAACGCGCGGCCGTGTTGCTCGATGCCCTACCGCCGGGGTTGTTCGCCACACTCGACAGGGCGGTCGCCATCCCCACCGTCGAGTTCAGTGCGTACTTCCCACCCGTGAGCGCATCTCGGCCTCCCGCCGATGAGATCCAGACACCACTGGACGAGCAATGGCATCATCTCCGCCACCGCACGGTGTGGGCCACCGACGAGCTCTGCGTCGACGAATCCGAACTCCGGACCTCGACGGGTCGCCTCGCAGGACAAGCCCGCCAACTCCGCCGAATCCTCCCGTCCTAG
- a CDS encoding adenylosuccinate synthase: protein MPAIVLIGAQWGDEGKGKATDLLGGRLQWVVRYQGGNNAGHTVVLPNGDKFALHLIPSGILTPGVTNVIGNGVVVDPGVLLNELAGLEERAVDTDRLLLSADAHLIMPYHVAIDKVTERFLGAKKIGTTGRGIGPCYQDKLARVGVRVQDVLDEKILTQKVEAALEFKNQVLVKIYNRKALDPQEVVDEVLEQADGFKHRIADTRLELNRALERGETVLLEGSQGTLLDVDHGTYPYVTSSNPTSGGAAVGSGIGPNKITTVLGILKAYTTRVGSGPFPTELFDDSGEYLAKAGGEVGVTTGRARRTGWFDAVIARYATRVNGITDYFLTKLDVLSSLETIPICVGYDVDGVRHDEMPMSQSDIHHAKPIYEEMPGWWEDISHARTFDELPKNAQNYVLRLEELSGAYISCIGVGPGRDETIVRRDVVRPDRVL, encoded by the coding sequence ATGCCGGCAATCGTCCTCATCGGCGCCCAATGGGGCGACGAGGGTAAGGGCAAAGCTACCGACCTACTGGGCGGACGCCTGCAGTGGGTGGTGCGTTACCAGGGCGGAAACAACGCCGGACATACCGTCGTTCTTCCGAATGGCGACAAGTTTGCTCTGCATCTGATTCCGTCCGGAATTCTCACGCCAGGTGTGACCAACGTGATCGGAAACGGCGTGGTGGTCGATCCGGGAGTGCTGCTCAACGAGCTCGCCGGACTCGAAGAGAGGGCCGTGGACACCGATCGACTGCTGCTCTCGGCGGATGCGCACCTGATCATGCCGTACCACGTAGCTATCGACAAGGTCACCGAGCGCTTCCTCGGGGCAAAGAAAATCGGCACGACGGGCCGCGGAATCGGTCCCTGCTACCAGGACAAACTTGCCCGCGTCGGGGTTCGTGTACAGGACGTGCTGGACGAGAAGATCCTCACCCAGAAGGTGGAGGCGGCGCTCGAGTTCAAGAATCAGGTACTCGTCAAGATTTACAACCGCAAGGCACTCGACCCGCAGGAGGTCGTCGACGAGGTGCTCGAGCAAGCCGATGGTTTCAAGCACCGCATCGCCGACACGAGGCTGGAATTGAACCGGGCGCTCGAACGCGGGGAGACGGTACTACTCGAAGGCTCGCAGGGCACGCTCCTCGATGTCGACCACGGCACGTACCCGTACGTGACATCGTCCAACCCGACGTCCGGTGGTGCTGCGGTCGGTTCGGGTATCGGACCCAACAAGATCACTACGGTGCTGGGCATCCTGAAGGCGTACACAACTCGCGTCGGCTCGGGCCCGTTCCCGACCGAACTGTTCGACGACAGCGGGGAATACCTCGCCAAGGCCGGCGGCGAGGTGGGAGTCACCACCGGTCGTGCCCGCCGCACCGGATGGTTCGACGCCGTGATCGCCCGTTATGCAACACGTGTCAACGGCATCACCGACTACTTCCTCACCAAGCTCGACGTGCTGAGCAGCCTCGAGACCATCCCGATCTGTGTCGGCTACGACGTCGATGGTGTTCGGCACGACGAGATGCCCATGTCGCAGAGCGACATTCACCACGCCAAGCCCATCTATGAGGAGATGCCCGGCTGGTGGGAAGACATCTCGCACGCCCGCACCTTCGACGAGTTGCCGAAGAATGCGC
- a CDS encoding MFS transporter, which translates to MAINSQVGRPLRLGPLLAVLCGAPFVASLDLFIVNVALGDIAASYPGNSLGDLSWVLNGYAIVYAALLVPLGRWADRIGRRRGFALGLALFTVASAACALSPSLWFLVAFRVLQAVGAAALTPASLGLLIEVLPEDRRAVAVRIWAATGAAAAALGPVVGGILVEASWQWAFLINIPIGITLLLATIRAVPGGRPTDADTELDLAGAAVLIIGIGALSLGLVQGPEWGWGDARVTLAFGLAAASLVLFWWRNSRHRSPLIEPALLKVPTFAWSNVTAVVFSAAFAAGLLANILWLQEVWGYSALRTGLAIAPGPMLVPLFAIVGQLLARRFSAGAITAAGSLLWSVGTLLILASVGEQPYYVTEFLPGLLIAGAGVGFALPTILSTATADIPKARSATGSAIVNMNRQIGTVIGVSVLVAVVGTAVGYEDTHSAFVLAWWLIVAAAVGAAVTSLGMSSRNPHTLEVSR; encoded by the coding sequence ATGGCAATCAATAGTCAGGTGGGTCGGCCCCTACGGCTAGGCCCCCTTCTCGCTGTCCTCTGCGGGGCACCATTCGTGGCGAGCCTCGACCTGTTCATCGTCAACGTCGCGCTCGGCGACATCGCCGCGAGCTATCCGGGCAACTCCCTCGGCGACCTCAGCTGGGTCCTCAACGGCTACGCGATCGTCTATGCGGCACTGCTGGTTCCGCTCGGCCGGTGGGCCGACCGCATCGGGCGCCGACGCGGCTTCGCGCTGGGGCTGGCCCTGTTCACGGTCGCGAGCGCCGCCTGTGCGCTGAGTCCGTCTCTCTGGTTTCTCGTCGCCTTCCGTGTACTTCAGGCAGTCGGTGCGGCCGCCCTGACTCCGGCGAGCCTGGGACTGTTGATCGAGGTTCTCCCCGAGGACCGGCGCGCCGTCGCAGTCCGCATCTGGGCGGCGACGGGCGCTGCAGCGGCGGCACTCGGCCCCGTCGTCGGCGGAATCCTCGTCGAGGCCTCCTGGCAGTGGGCGTTCCTCATCAACATTCCGATCGGAATCACACTGCTGCTCGCCACGATCCGCGCCGTGCCCGGCGGCCGACCCACCGACGCCGACACCGAACTCGACCTCGCCGGTGCGGCTGTGCTGATCATCGGTATCGGAGCGCTGTCACTCGGGCTCGTCCAGGGGCCGGAGTGGGGTTGGGGCGATGCCCGGGTCACCCTCGCCTTCGGACTCGCCGCCGCATCCCTGGTCCTGTTCTGGTGGAGGAACAGCCGACACCGGTCACCTCTCATCGAACCTGCGCTGCTGAAGGTGCCCACGTTCGCGTGGTCGAACGTCACCGCGGTGGTATTCAGTGCGGCATTCGCCGCCGGACTACTGGCCAATATCCTCTGGCTTCAAGAGGTTTGGGGATACTCGGCACTGCGGACCGGACTCGCGATCGCTCCGGGGCCGATGCTCGTGCCGCTCTTCGCCATCGTCGGACAGCTCTTGGCTCGACGCTTCTCCGCCGGTGCCATCACCGCTGCGGGAAGCCTGTTGTGGTCGGTGGGCACGCTGCTCATTTTGGCCTCGGTGGGTGAGCAACCGTACTACGTCACCGAGTTCCTCCCCGGCTTGTTGATCGCCGGCGCCGGCGTCGGCTTCGCGCTGCCGACCATCCTCTCGACCGCCACGGCGGACATTCCGAAGGCGCGATCGGCAACCGGCAGCGCGATCGTCAACATGAACCGGCAGATCGGCACCGTCATCGGTGTCAGCGTGCTCGTCGCGGTGGTCGGCACCGCCGTGGGCTACGAGGACACACACTCCGCGTTCGTCCTCGCCTGGTGGCTGATCGTCGCCGCGGCAGTCGGTGCGGCCGTCACGTCCCTGGGAATGAGCTCCCGCAACCCTCACACCCTGGAGGTGTCTCGATGA
- a CDS encoding GNAT family N-acetyltransferase yields the protein MNTDHWREPPTLSGEFVLLRPTVMSDAEGLARAHDGDTLRYFPFGIESQPASRETLRHALSSGRQTLTQIDARTGEIVGTTSLYNMSELHRRVTIGYTWVSSRVRGTPINPEAKLLLLDHVFGTLDAVRAEFTVDDLNVRSRRAVTALGAKEDGALRRHARRRDGTWRTTIVYSVIDEEWPSVRPGLVELIRRKSTPQ from the coding sequence ATGAACACTGATCACTGGCGAGAGCCGCCCACGTTGAGCGGCGAGTTCGTGTTGTTGCGTCCGACGGTGATGTCAGATGCGGAAGGGCTCGCCAGAGCGCACGACGGCGACACCTTGCGCTACTTCCCGTTCGGGATCGAATCGCAGCCGGCGAGTCGGGAAACCCTCAGGCATGCGTTGAGTTCGGGGCGTCAGACACTGACGCAAATCGATGCTCGAACGGGCGAGATCGTCGGGACGACCTCCCTGTACAACATGAGCGAACTGCATCGCCGGGTCACCATCGGCTACACGTGGGTTTCGTCTCGTGTGCGCGGAACGCCGATAAACCCGGAGGCGAAGCTACTGCTGCTCGACCACGTCTTCGGCACCCTCGATGCCGTCCGTGCCGAGTTCACGGTCGACGACCTGAACGTCCGCTCCCGCAGGGCCGTCACGGCGCTGGGGGCGAAAGAGGACGGAGCATTGCGGCGGCATGCGCGCCGGCGCGACGGAACCTGGAGAACGACGATCGTCTACTCCGTGATCGACGAAGAGTGGCCATCGGTTCGGCCCGGCCTCGTCGAACTGATACGGCGCAAGTCCACACCGCAGTAA
- a CDS encoding site-2 protease family protein, with product MNQPKARTTGVRPSPVFLLVVAVAVAGGVLAWRAEMQSVIGHVGVFLLVVAGWVVTLCLHEFAHAYTAWRNGDTDVEVRGYLTLNPLKYSHPMLSIGLPILFIALGGIGLPGGAVYVRSGLFSPKVQARVSLAGPAVNAVSAVILLVVIRLFGLGDDHRVFWAGLSFLAFLQVMATVLNLLPVPGLDGYGALEPFLSPQTRRALVPFKAYGLLLLVALLFVPSINVVFFDAIYSLFELSGVPEIYAQVGNLLMRFWL from the coding sequence TTGAACCAGCCCAAGGCGCGGACCACCGGCGTGCGCCCCAGCCCAGTCTTCCTACTCGTTGTCGCTGTTGCAGTGGCCGGCGGTGTACTTGCCTGGCGTGCGGAGATGCAGTCGGTAATCGGCCACGTCGGGGTCTTTCTTCTTGTCGTCGCGGGCTGGGTGGTGACGCTGTGCCTGCACGAGTTCGCGCACGCATACACCGCTTGGCGCAACGGCGACACCGACGTCGAGGTGCGCGGGTACCTGACACTCAACCCTCTGAAGTACAGCCACCCAATGCTGTCGATCGGCCTACCGATCCTGTTCATCGCCCTCGGCGGCATCGGGCTTCCCGGTGGGGCGGTCTACGTTCGATCGGGGCTGTTCTCGCCGAAGGTGCAGGCCAGGGTGTCCCTGGCCGGGCCCGCAGTCAACGCCGTGTCCGCCGTGATCCTCCTCGTCGTGATCCGCTTGTTCGGGCTCGGGGATGACCATCGTGTGTTCTGGGCCGGACTGAGTTTCCTCGCGTTCCTGCAAGTGATGGCGACGGTGCTCAACTTGCTCCCGGTACCCGGCCTCGATGGCTACGGCGCACTCGAGCCATTCCTCTCACCACAGACCCGGCGTGCACTCGTGCCGTTCAAGGCGTACGGGCTGCTGCTCCTCGTGGCGCTACTCTTCGTGCCGTCGATCAACGTGGTGTTCTTCGACGCCATCTACAGCCTGTTCGAACTGTCCGGGGTTCCCGAGATCTACGCACAGGTCGGCAACCTTCTGATGCGCTTCTGGCTCTGA
- a CDS encoding winged helix-turn-helix transcriptional regulator yields the protein MKAARLDGLLADRDAWRPTHCSIAKTMDVVGTRSAILILREAYYGTTRFDDFAQRVGITEAVAASRLRELTAEGLFERQPYKEPGQRTRYEYVLTEKGRDLLPAVLALMQWGDKYLQGERGGPIAMSDDRSGEPVRVEVRSPEREVPLSDLRLTANFTEEELRRARGEASR from the coding sequence ATGAAAGCGGCACGACTCGACGGCCTCCTTGCTGACCGGGATGCCTGGCGCCCCACCCACTGCTCGATCGCCAAGACGATGGATGTCGTCGGAACACGATCCGCGATCCTGATCCTGCGGGAGGCCTACTACGGGACCACCCGGTTCGACGACTTCGCGCAGCGAGTAGGCATCACCGAGGCCGTCGCGGCCTCCCGCTTACGGGAGTTGACCGCCGAGGGCCTGTTCGAGCGGCAGCCGTACAAGGAGCCGGGGCAGCGGACACGGTACGAGTACGTGCTCACCGAGAAGGGTCGCGACCTGCTGCCCGCGGTGCTGGCACTGATGCAGTGGGGCGACAAGTACCTGCAGGGCGAGCGCGGCGGGCCCATCGCGATGTCGGACGACAGGTCGGGTGAACCCGTACGTGTGGAGGTACGTAGCCCGGAGCGGGAGGTCCCGCTGTCGGATCTGCGGTTGACCGCCAACTTCACCGAGGAGGAGCTGCGACGGGCGCGCGGTGAGGCGTCGCGATAG